One segment of Acidovorax sp. DW039 DNA contains the following:
- a CDS encoding SH3 domain-containing protein gives MNWLNPLALATGLALTVALPFGTAQAQSAVTKRSTELRESPADNAPSLGSIPANTQLTRTNERNGPWVKVQTPDGASGWVHNFDMGAANSAAPSGNNNASTGSMRTLGGALGRGGSSTTTPTATAGTRGWGNGKANHAPAGASQDGDDEDNNGGEEAQTPSNKRQQPARPGYSASTGGQASPYQRMPTTTPQQAMPPGMSTYSSGNQNWGNGGSANGWGAPSK, from the coding sequence ATGAACTGGCTGAATCCCCTAGCCCTTGCAACCGGCTTGGCTTTGACTGTTGCACTCCCGTTTGGCACAGCACAGGCGCAGTCTGCGGTGACCAAGCGGTCCACCGAGCTGCGTGAATCCCCGGCGGACAACGCGCCCAGTCTGGGATCCATTCCTGCCAACACGCAGCTCACCCGTACCAATGAACGCAATGGCCCTTGGGTCAAGGTTCAAACTCCCGACGGCGCAAGTGGCTGGGTTCACAACTTCGACATGGGTGCTGCCAACTCGGCCGCCCCCAGCGGCAACAACAACGCCAGCACCGGAAGCATGCGCACACTGGGTGGCGCGCTGGGACGCGGGGGAAGCAGCACCACCACCCCCACCGCGACCGCCGGTACCCGGGGCTGGGGGAACGGCAAAGCCAATCACGCCCCTGCAGGCGCATCCCAAGACGGGGACGATGAAGACAACAATGGGGGCGAGGAGGCTCAAACGCCCTCCAACAAGCGCCAGCAACCTGCTCGCCCAGGCTATTCAGCCAGCACAGGCGGTCAGGCATCGCCCTACCAGCGCATGCCCACGACAACGCCTCAGCAGGCCATGCCGCCCGGTATGTCCACCTACTCTTCTGGCAACCAGAACTGGGGCAACGGAGGGTCTGCGAACGGCTGGGGTGCACCCAGCAAGTAA
- a CDS encoding SDR family oxidoreductase yields MDLGIAGKWALVCGASKGLGFGCAQALVREGVHVVINARNAEVLEQAAIQLRADGAQWASAGSQNQRAPQVIAVAADITTAQGREAVFAAAGGPGRDFDIVVTNAGGPPPGDFRDWDRDAWIKAVDANMLTPIELIKATVDGMASRGFGRIVNITSSAVKAPIDVLGLSNGARSGLTGFVAGVARSKLAAQGVTINNLLPGKFDTDRLATTLGVAATKTGKSIEDVRTAQQAAIPAGRFGTTQEFGAICAFLCSVHAAYMTGQNVLADGGAFPGA; encoded by the coding sequence ATGGATTTGGGTATTGCGGGCAAATGGGCGCTGGTGTGTGGCGCCAGCAAAGGTTTGGGTTTTGGATGCGCGCAGGCGCTGGTGCGCGAAGGCGTCCATGTGGTCATCAATGCCCGCAATGCAGAAGTCCTGGAACAGGCTGCTATTCAATTGAGAGCTGACGGCGCCCAGTGGGCAAGCGCTGGAAGTCAAAATCAGCGGGCCCCTCAAGTGATTGCCGTGGCGGCCGACATCACCACGGCGCAAGGGCGTGAAGCCGTGTTTGCCGCAGCTGGCGGGCCAGGGCGTGACTTCGACATCGTGGTCACCAATGCGGGCGGGCCACCGCCCGGCGATTTCCGTGACTGGGACCGTGATGCCTGGATCAAGGCGGTGGATGCGAACATGCTCACGCCCATCGAGCTGATCAAGGCCACGGTGGACGGCATGGCATCGCGTGGATTTGGTCGCATCGTCAACATCACTTCCAGCGCTGTGAAGGCGCCTATTGATGTGTTGGGTTTGTCCAACGGTGCACGCAGTGGCCTCACCGGATTTGTGGCGGGGGTGGCCCGCAGCAAACTGGCGGCGCAGGGCGTCACCATCAACAACCTTCTGCCTGGAAAGTTCGATACGGATCGCCTGGCGACCACGCTGGGCGTGGCAGCCACAAAGACCGGCAAATCCATTGAGGACGTGCGCACTGCGCAGCAGGCAGCCATTCCCGCAGGCCGCTTTGGTACGACACAGGAGTTTGGTGCCATCTGCGCATTTCTGTGCAGTGTCCATGCGGCCTACATGACGGGTCAGAACGTGCTGGCAGATGGGGGCGCTTTCCCCGGCGCATGA
- a CDS encoding TRAP transporter substrate-binding protein yields MGLALAMAAAHAKPPPPAYHLRVVGGLADLSQYTRREEPFWSKELARISGGRYTAEIVPFDRAGVPGTEMLRLMQLGVVPFGTALMSSFSAQYPEYTAPDLAGLNPDIRTLRLTLKAFRPYLEKTLREQHGVEPLAIYVYPAQVVFCSKPMSSLADLSGRRVRVSSSTQADFVTALGAVPILTGFAQIVPSVKAGNMDCAITGTMSGNTLGLYSLMSHVHGLPITWGLAVFGANRAVWTALPAELRDLLQTELPKLEASIWSESERETADGLACNRGAPECAGGRKGRMVLVPVSEQDERRRRDIFASTVLPRWLQRCGQRCAQVWNSTIGPVHGTMASAPKAP; encoded by the coding sequence ATGGGGCTGGCTTTGGCGATGGCTGCGGCCCATGCCAAACCACCGCCCCCTGCCTACCATTTGCGCGTGGTGGGAGGGCTGGCGGATTTGAGTCAATACACGCGCCGGGAAGAGCCTTTCTGGTCCAAGGAACTGGCCCGCATCAGTGGCGGTCGCTACACCGCCGAAATTGTTCCTTTTGACCGCGCTGGAGTTCCCGGCACAGAGATGTTGCGCCTGATGCAGTTGGGGGTTGTGCCCTTTGGCACGGCGCTCATGAGCTCCTTCAGTGCCCAGTATCCCGAATACACGGCGCCTGACCTTGCGGGGCTGAACCCTGACATCCGCACGTTGCGACTCACCCTGAAGGCCTTCAGGCCTTACCTGGAAAAGACCCTGCGCGAGCAGCACGGGGTGGAGCCGCTGGCCATTTACGTGTACCCGGCGCAGGTCGTGTTCTGCAGCAAACCCATGAGCAGCCTGGCGGACCTTTCCGGGCGCAGGGTCCGGGTTTCATCGTCGACGCAGGCTGACTTTGTGACGGCTCTGGGCGCCGTGCCCATCCTCACAGGCTTTGCGCAGATTGTGCCCAGCGTCAAGGCGGGCAACATGGACTGTGCCATCACCGGCACCATGTCCGGCAATACGCTGGGCCTGTACTCGCTGATGAGCCATGTGCACGGCTTGCCCATCACCTGGGGGCTGGCTGTCTTTGGCGCCAACAGGGCCGTGTGGACTGCACTGCCCGCCGAATTGCGTGACTTGCTGCAGACGGAATTACCCAAGCTGGAGGCCTCCATCTGGAGCGAATCGGAGCGTGAGACCGCCGATGGCCTGGCCTGCAACCGCGGTGCGCCCGAGTGCGCAGGCGGGCGCAAGGGGCGAATGGTCCTGGTGCCTGTTTCTGAGCAGGACGAGCGTCGCCGACGGGATATTTTTGCGTCTACCGTGCTGCCGCGATGGTTGCAGCGCTGCGGTCAGCGTTGTGCGCAGGTCTGGAACTCCACCATCGGTCCGGTGCACGGCACCATGGCTTCTGCCCCCAAAGCGCCATGA
- a CDS encoding EAL domain-containing protein: MSPEIPRRIKLFVWGGVSAFVLAVVAVAATLIYQARQVALVDAASGANRFVASAEAALNRSFLAVDVLLASMDEILELSGVRQEWLDPEVASQRLRSSARQNLMVRYVALLDEKGRVIASSDAAGASLSVSLPAGLADLVFSQPVPMLTVSAPAVSFVSAEKVLYMARPMALADGSRMLAVAQVPVVALAGVLTQGMDIPGLQVTLERTGGQALLTLPRQEEGEKLLLSPPLAELDATGPAWQARARLGGEPALVVYRPLMYQDLRIAASVPRHDALTAWRSTRDGIVLTTLGFVAMMILVGAVSMRYLDRMTQARVAIAHSKATLDEALESMVSGFVLLDSQMRLVQWNRRFEEIYPWLKGHLAPQIPFRELLMEKARHHLENASPEEQLRWVEQRVAVQRNPQGPHEQGLPDGRVIQVTERPTPDAGLVITYHDVTELRRASAEIENLAFYDPLTGLPNRRLLMDRIQQAVAANARSGQHGALLFLDLDHFKTLNDTLGHEVGDMLLRQVAERLRACVRTEDTVARLGGDEFVVMLKNLAASRNDAASLARRVAEKILRRLNMPYALGAHLYHSTPSIGATLIGLDMQPPVDLLKQADIAMYQVKSQGRNSLCFFDPQMQVAINQRVQLENDLQKAIFEGEFELHYQPQQRLDGRIVGVEGLVRWRHPERGLIAPGGFIAVAEESELIVPIGYWVLRTACAQLAAWKSDPRYQHVQVSVNVSARQFRQPDFVERVVEILRETGAQAHLLKLELTESLVLDDVDDTIAKMEQLKTKGVRFSVDDFGTGYSSLAYLTRLPLDQLKIDQSFVRNLGAKQTDDVIVQTIIGMARNLELDVIAEGVETVEQRDTLARYGCHYFQGYLLGKPMPLHELEALLGHDPALPAVDAA; encoded by the coding sequence ATGAGCCCCGAGATACCCCGGCGCATCAAGCTCTTTGTCTGGGGAGGTGTGTCCGCCTTTGTGCTGGCTGTCGTGGCCGTGGCTGCAACGCTCATCTACCAGGCCCGACAGGTAGCGCTGGTGGATGCCGCCAGCGGTGCCAATCGCTTTGTCGCCAGTGCGGAGGCGGCCCTGAATCGCTCATTCCTGGCGGTGGATGTTTTGCTGGCCAGCATGGACGAGATTCTGGAGCTGTCGGGCGTGCGGCAGGAATGGCTGGACCCGGAGGTCGCCAGCCAAAGGCTGCGCAGCTCGGCCCGGCAGAACCTCATGGTGCGCTACGTTGCGCTGCTGGATGAGAAAGGCCGGGTCATTGCGTCATCGGATGCTGCGGGGGCCTCGCTGTCGGTGTCACTGCCTGCAGGTCTGGCCGACCTGGTGTTCTCGCAGCCGGTTCCCATGCTCACGGTCAGCGCCCCTGCCGTGAGTTTTGTCAGTGCCGAAAAGGTGCTGTACATGGCACGCCCCATGGCCTTGGCCGACGGCTCCCGCATGCTGGCGGTGGCGCAGGTACCTGTGGTGGCATTGGCCGGGGTGCTGACGCAGGGCATGGACATTCCAGGCTTGCAGGTCACTCTGGAGCGAACTGGCGGGCAGGCCCTTTTGACCTTGCCCCGACAGGAAGAGGGCGAAAAGCTGCTGCTTTCGCCACCCCTGGCTGAACTGGATGCCACGGGCCCCGCGTGGCAAGCCCGTGCACGGCTTGGCGGCGAGCCCGCGCTGGTGGTGTACCGCCCTTTGATGTACCAGGACTTGCGCATTGCTGCCAGCGTGCCCCGACACGATGCCTTGACGGCATGGCGCTCGACCCGGGATGGCATTGTGCTCACCACCCTGGGTTTTGTTGCGATGATGATCCTGGTTGGCGCAGTATCCATGCGCTACCTGGACCGCATGACGCAGGCGCGGGTGGCCATCGCCCACTCCAAGGCCACGCTGGACGAGGCGCTGGAGTCCATGGTCAGCGGCTTTGTTCTGCTCGACAGCCAGATGCGGCTGGTGCAGTGGAACCGGCGGTTTGAGGAGATCTACCCCTGGCTCAAGGGGCACCTGGCACCGCAGATTCCCTTTCGTGAACTCCTGATGGAGAAAGCCCGGCACCACCTGGAAAACGCGTCGCCTGAAGAGCAGTTGCGCTGGGTGGAGCAACGCGTGGCTGTGCAACGTAATCCGCAAGGCCCGCATGAACAGGGCCTGCCGGATGGCCGTGTGATCCAGGTGACAGAGCGGCCTACCCCTGATGCCGGGCTGGTGATCACCTACCACGATGTCACCGAACTGCGCCGGGCCAGCGCAGAGATCGAAAACCTCGCTTTCTACGATCCGCTGACCGGGCTGCCCAATCGCCGCTTGCTGATGGACCGGATTCAGCAGGCCGTGGCGGCCAACGCCCGCAGTGGCCAGCATGGCGCGCTGCTGTTCCTCGATCTGGACCACTTCAAGACATTGAACGACACCTTGGGACACGAGGTGGGAGACATGCTGCTGCGCCAGGTGGCTGAGCGACTGCGGGCCTGCGTGCGCACCGAAGACACGGTGGCCCGCCTGGGTGGGGACGAGTTTGTGGTCATGCTCAAGAATCTGGCGGCCAGCCGCAACGATGCGGCTTCGCTGGCCCGGCGCGTGGCCGAGAAAATCTTGCGCCGCCTGAACATGCCGTACGCCTTGGGCGCCCACCTTTATCACAGCACGCCCAGCATAGGCGCCACGCTGATCGGCCTGGACATGCAGCCTCCGGTAGATCTGCTTAAACAGGCAGACATTGCGATGTACCAGGTCAAGTCGCAAGGGCGCAACTCGTTGTGCTTTTTTGACCCCCAGATGCAGGTGGCCATCAACCAGCGGGTGCAGCTGGAAAACGACCTGCAGAAAGCCATTTTTGAAGGCGAGTTTGAACTCCACTACCAACCCCAGCAGCGCCTGGATGGCCGGATCGTGGGGGTGGAGGGGCTGGTGCGCTGGCGTCACCCCGAGCGGGGCCTGATTGCTCCCGGGGGGTTCATCGCGGTGGCCGAAGAGAGTGAACTGATCGTGCCGATTGGCTACTGGGTGCTGCGCACCGCCTGCGCGCAGCTGGCAGCATGGAAGAGTGATCCGCGGTATCAGCACGTGCAGGTGTCGGTCAACGTGAGCGCCCGGCAGTTCCGTCAGCCTGACTTTGTGGAACGTGTGGTGGAGATCTTGCGCGAAACCGGCGCGCAAGCCCATCTGCTCAAGCTGGAGCTGACCGAGTCGCTGGTGCTGGACGACGTGGACGACACCATCGCCAAGATGGAGCAGCTCAAGACCAAAGGCGTGCGCTTCTCTGTGGACGACTTTGGCACCGGTTACTCATCGCTGGCCTACCTCACGCGTCTGCCGCTCGATCAACTGAAGATTGACCAGTCCTTTGTGCGCAACCTGGGCGCCAAGCAGACCGATGACGTGATTGTGCAAACCATCATCGGCATGGCACGCAACCTGGAGCTGGACGTGATTGCAGAAGGCGTGGAGACCGTGGAGCAGCGTGACACCCTGGCCCGTTACGGTTGCCATTACTTCCAGGGCTACCTGCTGGGCAAGCCCATGCCGCTGCACGAGCTGGAGGCCCTGTTGGGGCATGACCCGGCGCTCCCAGCTGTGGATGCAGCGTAG
- a CDS encoding DMT family transporter has protein sequence MTQRLTPGTAALLTTAPLLWAGNAVVGRLVHTMIPPITLNFVRWVLAFAILLPLARHVLRKDSPLWPHWQRYAVLGLLGIGLYNALQYMALQTSTPINVTLVGSSMPVWMLAVGSLFFGAKVTRQQLAGAVLSILGVLIVLSRGEWSQLLALRLVPGDLFMLLATGSWSFYSWLLVRTSEPAGLRSDWAAFLMAQLVFGLAWSGSFAGVEWSLGRTHIEWSWALAAALAFIAIGPAVLAYRCWGVGVQRAGPAVAGFFINLTPLFAALLSAAFLGERPHLFHGVAFALIVGGILVSSRR, from the coding sequence ATGACTCAACGACTGACTCCCGGCACCGCAGCGCTGCTGACCACGGCCCCGCTGCTATGGGCCGGCAATGCTGTGGTGGGCCGACTGGTGCACACAATGATCCCCCCCATCACCCTGAACTTTGTGCGCTGGGTACTGGCCTTCGCCATCCTGCTGCCCCTGGCGCGCCACGTGCTGCGCAAGGACAGCCCCCTGTGGCCTCACTGGCAACGCTATGCCGTGCTGGGCCTGCTGGGCATCGGCCTCTACAACGCTTTGCAGTACATGGCCCTGCAGACCTCCACCCCCATCAACGTGACGCTGGTGGGCTCCAGCATGCCGGTATGGATGCTGGCTGTGGGGAGCTTGTTCTTTGGTGCCAAGGTCACGCGCCAACAGCTGGCAGGAGCGGTGCTGTCGATTCTGGGGGTGCTGATCGTGCTCAGCCGGGGGGAGTGGAGCCAGCTGCTGGCTTTGCGCCTGGTGCCGGGCGATCTGTTCATGCTGCTGGCTACGGGGTCATGGTCTTTTTATAGCTGGCTGCTGGTGCGCACCAGCGAACCGGCGGGCCTGCGCAGCGACTGGGCTGCATTCCTGATGGCGCAACTGGTCTTCGGCCTGGCATGGTCCGGCAGTTTTGCAGGCGTGGAATGGAGCCTGGGGCGCACTCACATCGAATGGAGCTGGGCGCTGGCAGCGGCCCTGGCGTTCATAGCAATCGGCCCGGCGGTGCTGGCCTACCGCTGCTGGGGGGTGGGGGTGCAACGTGCCGGGCCTGCCGTGGCGGGCTTTTTCATCAACCTCACGCCGCTTTTTGCGGCCCTGCTGTCTGCAGCCTTCCTGGGCGAGCGTCCTCACCTCTTTCACGGCGTGGCGTTTGCGCTGATCGTGGGAGGCATTCTGGTGTCTTCACGGCGCTGA
- a CDS encoding quinone oxidoreductase, which translates to MTLAVQIRQHGGPEELQLVDVNVGEPGPGEIRIRHHAIGLNFIDVYHRTGLYPLNMPAGIGMEGAGVVEAVGEGVTHLKVGDRAAYASNPPGSYSEVRVMPAKTVCKLPDAISFETGAAMMLKGLTAQYLLKKTLPVEGLQAGDFVLFHAAAGGVGLIACQWAKALGLQLIGTAGSDAKCQLALANGAAHAINYITEDFAARVKDITGGKGVKVVYDSVGKDTWDKSLDCLRPFGLMASFGNASGPVPPFAPGALGAKGSLYVTRQTLFTHIATRESTQAMADDLFAVVASGQVKIHIDQRYPLAQVQQAHRDLEARKTTGCTILTL; encoded by the coding sequence ATGACCCTTGCCGTCCAGATCCGCCAGCATGGCGGCCCCGAAGAGTTGCAACTTGTCGATGTGAACGTGGGCGAACCTGGCCCGGGCGAGATCCGTATCCGCCACCATGCCATCGGCCTGAATTTCATCGATGTGTACCACCGCACCGGCCTGTACCCGCTGAACATGCCCGCAGGCATTGGCATGGAGGGCGCAGGCGTGGTGGAGGCCGTGGGCGAGGGCGTCACCCATCTGAAGGTGGGTGACCGTGCCGCCTATGCCAGCAACCCGCCCGGCAGCTACAGCGAGGTGCGCGTGATGCCCGCCAAGACGGTGTGCAAACTGCCCGACGCCATCAGCTTTGAAACCGGCGCGGCAATGATGCTCAAGGGCCTGACAGCGCAGTACCTGCTGAAAAAGACGCTGCCCGTGGAGGGCCTGCAGGCCGGCGACTTTGTGCTGTTCCACGCGGCCGCTGGTGGGGTGGGGCTGATTGCCTGCCAATGGGCCAAGGCACTGGGCCTGCAACTGATCGGTACGGCCGGGTCCGACGCCAAGTGCCAGCTGGCACTGGCCAATGGGGCGGCCCACGCCATCAACTACATCACCGAAGACTTTGCGGCCCGGGTGAAGGACATCACTGGCGGCAAGGGCGTGAAAGTGGTGTACGACTCGGTGGGCAAGGACACCTGGGACAAGTCGCTGGACTGCCTGCGCCCCTTCGGCCTGATGGCCAGCTTTGGCAATGCCTCTGGCCCTGTGCCTCCGTTTGCACCCGGCGCACTGGGGGCCAAGGGCTCGCTGTACGTCACGCGCCAGACGCTGTTCACCCACATCGCCACCCGTGAAAGCACCCAGGCCATGGCCGACGACCTGTTTGCCGTGGTGGCCAGCGGGCAGGTAAAGATCCATATCGACCAGCGCTACCCCCTGGCCCAGGTGCAGCAGGCGCACCGGGACCTGGAGGCACGCAAGACCACCGGCTGCACCATTCTCACGCTGTGA
- a CDS encoding NUDIX domain-containing protein, with protein sequence MQPVRQAAQQPPAQPRVALHVAGHAVGSVVQGFFEEIGLQRMMDKRWQLYFQEHPQQPAWYLDVAPEDATAALNAVAAALRTAGRCGPWRDEQLAVPNPQGDVVATVERGAVRVLGIATRAVHLVGVAPDGRMWVQQRSHTKPNNPGMWDTLMGGMVSAQDTLPEALARETWEEAGLEVDQLHRVAHGGYVEFSRPSREGGGVGFMRERIDWFQAVVPEGMEPANQDGEVERFELLQNGPLLHRLEQGLFTPEAALVIAGYCGW encoded by the coding sequence CTGCAGCCGGTGCGGCAGGCCGCGCAGCAACCCCCTGCGCAGCCCCGCGTTGCATTGCACGTGGCCGGTCATGCGGTGGGCTCTGTGGTACAAGGTTTCTTTGAAGAAATCGGCCTGCAGCGCATGATGGATAAGCGCTGGCAGCTATATTTTCAGGAGCATCCTCAGCAACCGGCCTGGTACCTGGACGTAGCGCCTGAAGACGCCACGGCGGCGCTCAATGCCGTTGCCGCCGCATTGCGCACTGCCGGGCGCTGCGGCCCCTGGCGCGATGAGCAACTGGCCGTGCCCAACCCGCAAGGGGATGTGGTGGCTACCGTTGAGCGCGGAGCCGTGCGCGTGCTGGGCATCGCCACCCGCGCCGTGCATCTGGTGGGCGTGGCACCGGATGGACGCATGTGGGTGCAGCAGCGCTCTCACACCAAGCCCAACAACCCGGGCATGTGGGACACGCTGATGGGTGGCATGGTCTCCGCGCAGGACACCCTGCCTGAAGCTCTGGCCCGTGAAACCTGGGAGGAAGCGGGGCTGGAGGTGGACCAGTTGCACCGCGTGGCGCACGGCGGCTACGTGGAGTTCTCCCGCCCCAGCCGTGAAGGCGGTGGCGTAGGCTTCATGCGTGAGCGCATCGACTGGTTCCAGGCCGTTGTGCCCGAAGGCATGGAGCCCGCCAACCAGGACGGAGAGGTGGAGCGATTTGAACTGTTGCAAAACGGGCCACTGCTGCACCGCCTGGAGCAAGGCTTGTTCACGCCCGAGGCCGCGCTGGTGATTGCCGGGTATTGCGGCTGGTAG